The DNA sequence TCCATCTTTTATATGATGGACGTTTTTCAGAAACTCAGAACAGAGTTTTTATAATTTGATGAACTTCTCAACTACACTCAATAGATCTTTTGATTTGATTGGTTTTGCTAGGTAATCGTCACAGCCGGCATCTAATGCTTTTTCACGGTCATCAGACATCGCAAAAGCTGTTTGGGCAACAATTGGTAGCATTGGAAATTTCTTTTTTAATATTTCAGTCGCCTCATAACCATTCATTTCAGGCATTTGCAGATCCATAAATACCAGATCGATGGAGTTATTTTCGCATATTTCAACCGCTTCAATACCGTTTTTTGCCCAGTAAATTGTAGCATTTAATTTACTCAGAACAGCTTTCAGGTAAAGAAAATTAGACTCAACATCTTCAGCAATCAAAATGCTAGGGTATGTTTTTTCTTCCATATTTCGCTAAAATCGTAGGTAATTTTTTAACTAATCAAATATATCGAAACATTCTTTGAAATGCTATTCTTTATACGATAATTTCTAGTTTCTAATTTGTAACGAGCATTTTTTGTCAACTTAATCTTGGTTTTAAACAATTAAAAGACTTGTTTGTCTTTTAATTTAGAAACTAAATTAGAAACCTTAAAACTATCGATTATGAAAAGGCAAATTTTTACTTTATTGGCTGTTATTGTAACTGTAAGTTTGTCCAGTGGGTTGTATGCACAAAATGCTTCGTTAAATACCACCAGAAGCAACATTAAAAACAACAAGTCAAGTGTGGATTCTCCTGGCGCTTGCGTAGGAAAAATCCGTTGTACCGATGGAAGTTGCGTCATAAGCTTCGAACAGGATATTGTAAGTCCAAGAGATGCAGCAAGTGGATTGCCAACCGGAAAACGGATGCATAAACCATTTGTAATCACGAAAGAACTAGATAGGAGCTCGCCTGCAGCGATACGGGAATCTCCTACCAAAGCTTCTACTGGTAAAGCATCATACAGCGACCTCAGTGTTGTGTTTACTTGTAATGGAAGAACGACAAAGTTACCGGTAATAAATGGTCAGATTACTTTGCCAACTGACGGAAAGGACGATGACTGCGATTTGGTTGTTTCATGGAGTTGGGGCGAATCAAATGCGGGAACTGGCGTTGCCAAACGTTACGAAGCAACTTTCAATCTGGCTGTGGAAAATGGAGAATACATGGCATCGAAACATACTAAAACAGGCCATGTTACACTTATGAAATAAAAACACCAACCCAAAAATCAACTGGCATGAAAATTCGGTCAATGCTTTTGTGCCTGATAATCATTTCAGGATTATCATGTAAAACATATGCACATCCAAGATCCGGCAACGAATTACAACAGAATGATTCTATTGTCCCTGAAAGCAAGGAGAAAAATTTTCAGTTTCATATTCGGCCGAGCCTTGGTCTTACTTTTGGTGATTCTAATGCCAGTGGAATCCGAATCACTAATTTGCAATGGCTGGGTACGTTAAATTCTGATTTTGATTACATCGGAAAGAAGTTTGACCTTAGCTCAACGTTGTTCATGCAATATGGTGAAAGTAAGGTAAAAGGACAGGATGC is a window from the Aquipluma nitroreducens genome containing:
- a CDS encoding type VI secretion system tube protein Hcp; protein product: MKRQIFTLLAVIVTVSLSSGLYAQNASLNTTRSNIKNNKSSVDSPGACVGKIRCTDGSCVISFEQDIVSPRDAASGLPTGKRMHKPFVITKELDRSSPAAIRESPTKASTGKASYSDLSVVFTCNGRTTKLPVINGQITLPTDGKDDDCDLVVSWSWGESNAGTGVAKRYEATFNLAVENGEYMASKHTKTGHVTLMK
- a CDS encoding response regulator; this encodes MEEKTYPSILIAEDVESNFLYLKAVLSKLNATIYWAKNGIEAVEICENNSIDLVFMDLQMPEMNGYEATEILKKKFPMLPIVAQTAFAMSDDREKALDAGCDDYLAKPIKSKDLLSVVEKFIKL